The genomic segment TCTTAATTTTGAATTCCTTATCTTTATTTCTATTTATTAGAAGTGTACTTTGTAAACACACTTTGACACACACACGTTTACACTTTACATTGTTTTCTTTCTTCCTTTTGGGTATAAATAGGAGATAGGTCCTCCACTGATGGAATAAGCTCATGTAATCATCATTGATTCCGCATTGCTGTTATGATACAAAAAGCTTCACTTTTGAGACTTCCTTGCATTTCtgaaatggtatcagagcattgaGTCTGCTCTAGTCTCTGTAACTATTTTCCATGGCCAAAGGTGATCAAGCTCCAAGCAATCAGGCAGCTGCTCGAGCATCAGTGGAAGATTCTAGCAGCCCGTTCTATTTGCAAAACGCTGATCATCCAGGTTTGAATTTAGTGTCGCATATTCTCACAGGTACGAACTATAATACTTGGAATCGTGCTATGTCAATGGCTCTAACAGCAAATAATAAGCTTGTATTTTTCGATGGTAGCTTCTCACGACCCCCAATTGATGATCTCCTATACGGATCCTGGTTGAGGTGCAATAGTATGGTGATATCATGGATACTGAATTCAGTTAATCGTGAAATCACAGATAGCTTGCTGTATTTATCAACAGCGCATGAAATTCGGTCAGATCTACGCGATCGTTTTCAACAGAGCAATGTTCCTCGCATCTTCCAAATTAAGAAGCTGTTGAATGGATTACAGCAAGGTTCTATGGAGGTTAGCACATACTACACGCGAATGAGAACACTTTGGGATGAATTGAAAGACTTTCAACCAGTTTCGGTGTGTCAATGTGGTGCAATGAAGGATTGGGTCAAATACCATAATCAGGAATGCAGCATGCAGTTCCTAATGGGATTAAATGAGTCTTATGCTCAGAATCGAGCTCAGATTCTCATGATGGACACATTGCCTACTATCTCGAAGATCTTCTCATTGATCATGCAAGAAGAGAGGCAGCGCTCCATTCACAATGATGTGCTTGGTTCACCTATGAATAAGCCTTCCACATCTTTTCACTCACCTCACATTGCTGCTGTCAAAGGGTCATTCGGTAGTAGAGATGGTAGAGTTAATAAAATTGATAATAGACCTGTTTGTTCTCACTGTAACATTCCAGGATACACTGTGGATAAGTGCTACAACATACATGGCTTTCAACCGGGACATCCGAAGCACATGACCAAACAATCTGACAATAGGATTCATGCTAATCAAGTTCGAGGCACTTCTTGTCCTCAAGTTCCTGAGAAGATTGCAAGTCAGGCTAGAGATGCACAAATCCAGAACAGTCCAAACAACTCATTGCATTCTTGAGCTCTCAACTC from the Primulina tabacum isolate GXHZ01 chromosome 16, ASM2559414v2, whole genome shotgun sequence genome contains:
- the LOC142528409 gene encoding uncharacterized protein LOC142528409, whose protein sequence is MAKGDQAPSNQAAARASVEDSSSPFYLQNADHPGLNLVSHILTGTNYNTWNRAMSMALTANNKLVFFDGSFSRPPIDDLLYGSWLRCNSMVISWILNSVNREITDSLLYLSTAHEIRSDLRDRFQQSNVPRIFQIKKLLNGLQQGSMEVSTYYTRMRTLWDELKDFQPVSVCQCGAMKDWVKYHNQECSMQFLMGLNESYAQNRAQILMMDTLPTISKIFSLIMQEERQRSIHNDVLGSPMNKPSTSFHSPHIAAVKGSFGSRDGRVNKIDNRPVCSHCNIPGYTVDKCYNIHGFQPGHPKHMTKQSDNRIHANQVRGTSCPQVPEKIASQARDAQIQNSPNNSLHS